Proteins from a single region of Kwoniella dendrophila CBS 6074 chromosome 4, complete sequence:
- a CDS encoding sodium/hydrogen exchanger 3 has protein sequence MSSSGNTPISNPPVEVINPADEEFYASWGLCILCLLLIGALITSYYLQIKRIRAVHETVVSIFAGMVVGLIIRLSPGHMIREMLSFKHTFFFNALLPPIILNSGYELKQENFFRNFGVILTFAFLGTFISAVGIGVLVYIWSFLGLEGLKFTLLECLIFGSTLSATDPVTILAIFNTAKVDPKLYSIIFGESILNDAVSIVMYETLSQFHGEDIYLSSLFHGVGIFLFSFLVSMALGVAFGLACSLGLKHSHLSSYPHIESCIVALVAYTSYFFSNGIAMSGIVSLLFCGITLKHYAYHTMSKRTQRTTKYMFAVLAQLSENFIFIYLGLNLFTQDVQVFKPLFILVSAIAVMASRYAAVFPLSELINWVYHTRGQRYEELPHSYQMMLFWAGLRGAVGVALAAGITGDNADALRTTILVVVVLTVIVFGGTTARMLEVLGIRVGVEDEDASSDDDAEGWTSYNGNLALSMGPGSRRYAGQNGRGLSGNSGIYGNGGGGGYGDYDDGEIDLHSPEGSPYLRGKNSLHLPSRSRQVSMGGRSTFGTNNSRSGFSTNSDSDDNEEVLPSASGSTTNLNYDSHQQGEDQQHQSTVGGLSGIRPGMIFRDGQWFTELDERYLLPLFSNSVTARRHHASKKARKVSSSLYNKNGDNTGGNNSGLESGNGTPRGGNSLDLHRGSLSGPSGSGGGGDEDYAYDGESENGKVKNPGLPRTFSGSVTDFFFAKADPTSSSSANRSDSNSPLPLEDRNRGNLSRNNLSDSKRGSGAEGGWIWTGNNHPNDNNDVIQSSRSSTPKFTKGD, from the exons ATGTCTTCATCCGGTAACACACCAATATCGAATCCGCCTGTAGAAGTGATAAATCCAGCAGATGAGGAATTCTATGCATC ATGGGGTCTCTGTATCCTATGTTTACTATTGATAGGTGCACTTATAACGTCATATTACCTACAGATAAAACGTATAAGAGCAGTACATGAAACTGTAGTTTCTATATTTGCAGGTATGGTAGTGGGATTGATAATTAGGTTATCGCCTGGACATATGATCAGGGAGATGCTA TCGTTCAAACAtacattcttcttcaatgctTTACTACCGCCAATTATTCTGAATTCAGGATATGAGCTCAAACAA GAAAACTTCTTTAGGAATTTCGGTGTAATCTTGACTTTTGCCTTCTTGGGAACATTTATATCGGCTGTTGGAATTGG TGTTTTAGTGTATATATGGTCATTCTTAGGTTTGGAAGGATTAAAATTCACTTTATTAGAGTGTTTGATTTTCGGttcaactttatcagctaCAGATCCCGTAAcaattttagctatttttAATACAGCAAAAGTTGATCCTAAATTATATTCAATTATTTTTGGTGAATCAATCTTGAATGATGCTGTTAGTATTGTCATGTATGA GACACTATCTCAATTCCACGGTGAAGATATCTACTTATCATCGCTATTCCATGGTGTCGGAATCTTCTTATTCTCTTTCCTCGTTTCAATggctttaggtgtagctttTGGTTTAGCATGTTCACTTGGTTTAAAACATTCACATTTATCATCTTATCCTCATATCGAAAGTTGTATTGTCGCCTTAGTAGCTTATACCAGTTATTTCTTCTCTAACGGTATTGCTATGAGTG GTATTGTATCCCTCTTATTCTGCGGAATCACACTTAAACATTACGCATATCATACAATGTCTAAAAGAACTCAAAGAACTACCAAATACATGTTTGCTGTCTTGGCGCAATTGTCGgaaaatttcatcttcatttatcTCGGTCTGAACTTGTTCACCCAGGATGTGCAAGTTTTTAAACCTTTGTTCATTCTAGTCTCAGCT ATTGCCGTTATGGCCTCACGTTACGCGGCCGTTTTCCCCTTGTCAGAATTGATCAACTGGGTCTACCATACACGAGGTCAACGGTACGAAGAGTTACCCCATTCTTATCAAATGATGCTGTTCTGGGCAGGGCTAAGGGGAGCAGTCGGCGTAGCTTTGGCAGCCGGTATCACAGGTGACAATGCTGACGCGTTAAGAACGACCATCTTAGTCGTTGTGGTATTGACGGTCATTGTTTTTGGTGGAACTACAGCTAGAATGTTGgaagttttaggtattcGAGTTGGGgtagaagatgaggatgcttcttcagatgatgatgcagaaggATGGACATCATataatggtaatttagcACTATCTATGGGACCTGGATCTAGACGATATGCAGGACAAAATGGACGCGGACTAAGTGGTAACAGTGGAATATATGGAAATGGTGGCGGTGGTGGATATGGAGATTACGATGACGGAGAAATCGATTTACATTCACCCGAAGGATCACCTTATCTTAGAGGTAAAAACAGTTTACATCTACCTAGTAGATCAAGACAGGTATCAATGGGTGGTAGATCAACATTTGGTACAAATAATTCAAGATCTGGCTTCTCAACTAACTCagattctgatgataatgaagaagttTTACCATCTGCATctggatcaacaacaaatctAAATTATGATTCACATCAACAAGGAGAAGACCAACAGCATCAGTCCACAGTAGGAGGATTAAGTGGAATTAGACCAGGTATGATATTTAGAGATGGGCAATGGTTTacagaattagatgaaagataCCTATTACCCTTATTCAGTAATTCAGTTACAGCTAGGAGACATCATGCATCgaaaaaagcaagaaaagtCAGTAGTTCTTTATACAAtaaaaatggtgataatACAGGAGGTAATAATAGTGGATTAGAAAGTGGTAATGGTACACCAAGAGGTGGAAATTCTCTAGATTTACATAGAGGTAGTCTAAGTGGGCCTAGTGGGTCAGGAGGAGGGggagatgaagattatgcttatgatggtgaaagtgaaaatggaAAAGTTAAAAATCCAGGTTTACCTAGAACtttcag TGGTTCAGTAACAGATTTCTTTTTCGCTAAAGCTGatccaacatcatcatcatctgctaatcgatcagattcaaattcTCCTTTACCGTTAGAAGATCGAAATCGTGGGAATTTAAGTAGAAACAATCTATCAGATAGTAAAAGAGGTAGTGGAGCAG aaggtggttggATTTGGACTGGTAATAATCACCCTAACGATAATAACGATGTAATCCAAAGTAGTAGAAGCTCAACACCGAAATTTACAAAAGGTGATTAA
- a CDS encoding U6 snRNA-associated Sm-like protein LSm6, translating to MSSASPQPEEAAATAGSPSEFLKNIVGKQVKVRIGSGVDYHGLLTCLDGYMNVALENTEEWSNGRKTAEYGDCFLRGNNVLYISALEEL from the exons ATGAGTTCTGCATCACCccaacctgaagaagctgcagcTACAGCTGGATCACCATCTGAATTCTTGAAGAATATAGTGGGGAAACAAGTAAAAGTTAGAATAGGTAGTGGTGTTGATTATCATG GTCTTCTAACATGCTTGGATGGCTACATGAATGTAGCATTAGAAAACACAGAAGAATGGTCAAATGGTAGAAAAACAGCAGAATATGGTGATTGTTTCCTTCGTGGGAACAATG TCCTTTATATATCcgctttagaagaattgtaG
- a CDS encoding methionine-tRNA ligase: protein MSGQKLRQDDGLLMYIHDPSKGPVLPKDGQENVLITSALPYVNNVPHLGNIIGSTLSADVFARYSRTKNLPTIYICGTDEYGTATETKALEEGITPLELCTKFHLLHTEIYEWFQLSFDKWGRTSTPEHTKLTQEVYLDLHKNGLLQLETAEQTYCEDDELFLADRFVEGECPQCHYDDARGDQCDKCGLTYSSPTELLKPRCKRNKNHKISVKPSTHACVRLDLLQPKLEEWMQKQRVKAHWGSNAVITDKGEIVEPRMLGEGLRPSAITRDLKWGVQVPKTGNEEEDKALEGKVIYVWFDAPIGYPSITASYTDQWEKWWKNPDNVQLYQFMGKDNVYFHTVLFPSTLIGTGQPWTKLHNISSTQYLNYEDTKFSKSRNIGVFGNNARETGQPPEVWRYYLLSQRPETSDSSFLWSSFIAANNNELLANLGNFVNRVVKFVNAKYESVVPGPEGFEGGEIVPESSPSTPAAQLDADFINHTNTRLSEFRASMDDTRLRNGLATAMSLSARGNQYLQDNTLDNSLLANQPERCAQVLLNAINLIYLLSVTFHPFMPSTSEGILRQLNAPARSLPTKFSIDILPGHKLGKAEYLFKKIENLNGSQEKAWQKQFGGDSVVADKVEPSGPGGHPEGGKVPKVKDIKVDASKKAAHLAKQAEVVKAKKAAAKEAEKNKTPEEKDLESKIEHQGKLVASIKKGLQQGNPEEELQKAKEFKNQLAELRKKLKEASLAN, encoded by the exons ATGAGTGGACAGAAACTCCGTCAGGATGACGGTTTAttgatgtatatacatgatcCTTCAAAAGGGCCTGT GTTACCAAAAGATGGACAAGAGAATGTTCTTATTACTTCAGCTTTACCAT ATGTCAACAACGTACCTCATTTAGGTAACATCATTGG TTCTACTCTTTCTGCAGATGTTTTCGCTCGTTATAGTAGAACAAAGAATTTACCAACTATCTAT ATTTGTGGAACGGATGAATATGGAACTGCTACTGAGACCAAA GCTTTGGAAGAAGGCATTACTCCCTTAGAACTCTGTACAAAATTCCATTTACTGCATACTGAAATCTACGA ATGGTTCCAACTTTCTTTCGATAAATGGGGAAGAACTTCAACTCCTGAACACACCAA GTTAACTCAAGAAGTATATTTGGATCTTCATAAAAATGGCTTATTACAATTGGAAACAGCAGAACAAACATattgtgaagatgatgaactttTCTTAGCAGATCGTTTTGTAGAAGGAGAATGTCCTCAATGTCATTATGAT GATGCAAGAGGAGATCAATGTGATAAATGTGGATTAACATATTCATCACCTACAGAATTATTAAAACCAAGATGTAAAAGaaacaaaaatcataaaattTCTGTTAAACCTTCAACACATGCATGTGTaagattagatttattacaaccaaaattagaagaatggaTGCAAAAACAAAGAGTTAAAGCACATTGGGGAAGTAATGCTGTTATaactgataaaggtgaaattgttgaaCCTAGAATGTTAGGTGAAGGATTAAGACCTAGTGCAATTACAAGAGATTTGAAATGGGGTGTACAAGTTCCTAAAACAGgtaacgaagaagaagataaagctttGGAAGGAAAGGTCATTT ACGTCTGG TTCGACGCTCCAATCGGTTACCCTTCTATCACAGCATCTTACACTGATCAATGGGAGAAATGGTGGAAAAATCCCGATAACGTTCAACTATACCAATTTATGGGTAAAGACA ATGTCTATTTCCACACCGTCCTTTTCCCTTCAACTCTGATAGGTACTGGTCAACCATGGACCAAATTACATAACATATCTAGTACAC AATACTTGAACTATGAAGACACAAAATTCAGTAAAAGTAGAAACATCGG TGTATTCGGTAACAATGCTCGAGAGACCGGTCAACCTCCTGAAGTCTGGCGATATTATCTCTTATCTCAGCGACCGGAAACCagtgattcttctttcctctgGTCCAGTTTCATCGCTGCAAATAACAATGAATTACTGGCCAACTTGGGTAACTTTGTGAACCGA GTGGTCAAATTCGTCAACGCGAAATACGAGTCTGTCGTACCTGGACCTGAAGGTTTCGAAGGAGGAGAGATTGTACCTGAATCGAGCCCTTCGACTCCTGCTGCTCAGCTTGATGCCgatttcatcaatcataccAACACTAGATTAAGTGAATTCCGAGCAAGTATGGATGATACCAGATTACGAAACGGTCTTGCTACTGCTATGTCCTTATCAGCTCGTGGTAACCAATATCTTCAAGATAATACATTGGATAACTCGTTATTAGCAAACCAACCTGAACGATGTGCTCAAGTATTACTTAACGCTATCAACTTGATTTACCTCTTATCAGTAACGTTCCATCCATTCATGCCATCAACTTCAGAAGGTATTCTAAGACAACTAAACGCGCCTGCTCGATCATTACCTACAAAATTCTCAATTGACATTTTACCTGGAcataaattaggtaaagctgaatatTTATTCAAAAAGATTGAGAATTTGAATGGTTCTCAAGAAAAAGCATGGCAAAAACAATTTGGTGGAGATTCAGttgtagctgataaagttgaaCCTTCTGGACCTGGTGGACATCCTGAAGGTGGAAAAGTACCTAAAgtgaaagatatcaaagttgaTGCAAGTAAGAAAGCTGCACATTTAGCAAAACAAGCTGAAGTTGTCAAGGCGAAGAAAGCAGCAGcgaaagaagctgaaaagaataaaactccagaagaaaaagatttagaaagtaAGATTGAAcatcaaggtaaattagttgcATCAATTAAAAAAGGTTTACAACAAGGtaatccagaagaagaattacaaaaagcaaaagaatttaaaaatcaattagctgaattaagaaagaaattgaaagaagcttctttagctaattga